One Pyrus communis chromosome 4, drPyrComm1.1, whole genome shotgun sequence genomic region harbors:
- the LOC137732386 gene encoding uncharacterized protein translates to MAMDGSNTGELAIGRFVSIKTTLSDEFQGQVITFDRPSNIVVIQEGSKGGARRNIRLLKANYIKELSYLGQAEDPLDIKKCYLDLNSLRAREELAIRQAEAESERIGVGVTAQAQNIFYALSKTLPVRWDKTVIVVMNEVRVSSPYTPESVSGGTPAANERVKKVLELERRRLQTRGGGQ, encoded by the exons ATGGCCATGGATGGCAGCAACACGGGGGAGTTGGCCATCGGGCGCTTCGTCTCCATCAAGACCACGCTCAGCGACGAGTTCCAAGGCCAAGTCATCACCTTCGATCGCCCCTCCAACATCGTCGTCATTCA AGAGGGTTCGAAAGGCGGAGCGCGGCGGAACATACGGCTGCTGAAGGCGAACTATATAAAGGAGCTGTCATACTTGGGCCAGGCGGAAGACCCGCTCGATATCAAAAAGTGTTATCTTGATCTCAATAGTCTCCGGGCCAGGGAGGAACTGGCGATTAG GCAAGCAGAGGCGGAGTCGGAGCGGATTGGCGTTGGGGTCACCGCCCAGGCGCAGAACATTTTTTATGCCTTGTCTAAGAC GCTTCCAGTGCGCTGGGACAAGACTGTCATAGTTGTGATGAATGAGGTCCGAGTAAGCAGTCCATATACTCCTGAGTCTGTCAGTGGAGGAACTCCTGCTGCCAATGAGCGGGTGAAGAAAGTG ctTGAGCTGGAGAGGAGGAGGTTACAAACTCGTGGCGGTGGTCAATGA
- the LOC137732387 gene encoding xyloglucan O-acetyltransferase 1-like, which yields MASPFKDQSHHSLSLAKKLLPYAIYVLLPIAVIRLYLYTPSLPLTSTDHLPHSREITISTSSPTPLPHISSSQEKAKETTSTCDYTRGKWVHEKLDPLYNGTTCGTIKEGQNCITHGRTDLGYLYWRWKPSKCQLPRFEPSTFLQLISNKHIAFVGDSMARNQLESLLCMLATASPPNLVYTDGEERKFRRWNFPSHNANVSVYWSPFLVKGVEKSPNGPNYNKLYLDQVNERWAADLGGFDMIVLSVGHWFLHPAVYFEGDDVLGCHFCPGLNHTEIGFYDVLRKAVRTTLNTIIERRGNGNGIDVVLTTFSPAHFEGEWDEIGACSKTKPYKEGEKQLEGMDAEMRQLEVEEVEAARANGKKFVGFRLEALDVTKLSLMRPDGHPGPYMNKFPFADGVPERVQNDCVHWCLPGPIDTWNEILLEVMKKWKQRK from the exons ATGGCAAGCCCTTTCAAAGACCAATCTCATCACTCATTATCTCTGGCCAAAAAGCTCTTGCCTTATGCAATCTATGTCCTCCTCCCCATTGCTGTAATCCGCTTGTACTTATAcactccctctctccctctcacctCCACAGATCACCTCCCTCACTCCAGAGAAATTACCATCTCAACCTCCTCTCCTACTCCATTACCCCACATTTCCTCCTCTCAAG AAAAGGCTAAAGAAACTACATCTACATGTGACTACACCAGGGGCAAATGGGTCCATGAAAAGCTGGATCCTTTGTACAATGGCACAACCTGTGGGACAATCAAGGAAGGTCAGAACTGCATCACTCATGGAAGAACTGATTTGGGTTATCTCTATTGGAGGTGGAAACCCAGCAAGTGCCAGCTCCCCAGGTTTGAACCCAGCACTTTTCTCCAACTCATTAGCAACAAGCACATAGCTTTTGTGGGGGATTCCATGGCCAGGAACCAGTTGGAGTCCCTCCTCTGCATGCTTGCCACTGCCTCTCCTCCCAACCTTGTTTACACAGATGGGGAGGAGAGGAAGTTTAGGAGATGGAATTTCCCGTCCCACAATGCCAATGTGTCGGTTTATTGGTCACCATTTCTTGTGAAAGGGGTTGAGAAATCACCAAATGGtccaaattataataaattgtaTTTGGATCAAGTTAATGAGAGGTGGGCCGCAGATTTGGGGGGATTTGATATGATTGTATTGTCAGTTGGGCATTGGTTTTTGCACCCAGCAGTGTATTTTGAGGGGGATGATGTTTTGGGGTGCCATTTTTGCCCTGGATTAAACCACACTGAGATTGGATTCTATGATGTGTTGAGGAAAGCTGTGAGGACTACTCTCAATACCATAATTGAGAGGAGAGGGAATGGGAATGGGATTGATGTGGTTCTGACGACGTTTTCGCCTGCGCATTTTGAAGGGGAATGGGACGAGATTGGGGCTTGTTCAAAGACCAAACCCTACAAGGAGGGGGAGAAGCAGCTTGAAGGGATGGATGCCGAGATGAGGCAGCTTGAAGTGGAAGAAGTGGAAGCGGCTAGGGCAAATGGGaagaaattcgtagggtttagGCTGGAGGCATTGGATGTGACAAAATTGTCCTTGATGAGGCCAGATGGACATCCAGGGCCTTACATGAATAAGTTTCCATTTGCTGATGGGGTACCTGAGAGGGTGCAGAATGATTGTGTGCATTGGTGCTTACCAGGGCCAATTGACACATGGAATGAGATTCTGCTGGAGGTTATGAAGAAATGGAAACAAAGGAAGTGA
- the LOC137732195 gene encoding GCN5-related N-acetyltransferase 5, chloroplastic-like produces the protein MAATVSLSFSLDPQHHHHCHLYHFSPRQTLPFPPSTSSSLSLPPKYPLSIFPNSDRFAFKSSSSPSRSSTTTTATDSTTTDSAATTLTVSSFLEYPLRTCKFLSNEELEQLKLLEGFRYYQELESGSMWVRVMRPEELDITVGLLAESFAESMLLPSGYVSVLGYLVKQYLFERMELLPNTATLMGFYRRKKEEGKAEEEQLEEVEDEVELLAGTVEVCFNKKGANASPPTPTPPKNSPYISNMAVKKSLRRRGIGWHLLKASEELISQMSSSREVYLHCRMIDTAPFNMYKKAGYDVVKTDNILVMLLLQRRKHLMCKKIPVLNSFSESDTSCSEEESTP, from the exons ATGGCCGCAACTGTTTCACTCTCGTTCTCTTTAGATCCAcagcaccaccaccactgcCATCTCTACCACTTCAGTCCCCGCCAAACCCTTCCCTTCCCTCCGTCAACCTCCTCATCTCTTAGTCTTCCCCCCAAATACCCACTTTCTATTTTCCCCAATTCGGACCGTTTCGCCTTCAAGTCTTCCTCCTCCCCATCTCGTTCTTCCACTACCACCACCGCTACTGATTCCACTACTACTGATTCCGCAGCTACTACTTTAACAGTTTCGTCATTCCTTGAATACCCACTTCGAACATGTAAGTTTCTGAGCAATGAAGAGCTCGAGCAGCTCAAACTCCTCGAGGGTTTCAGGTATTACCAGGAATTGGAATCTGGGTCGATGTGGGTTCGGGTGATGAGGCCGGAAGAGTTGGACATCACCGTTGGGTTGCTCGCCGAGTCGTTTGCGGAGTCGATGCTTTTGCCTTCTGGGTACGTGTCTGTGCTGGGATACTTGGTCAAGCAGTACTTGTTTGAGAGAATGGAGCTGCTTCCCAACACTGCCACGCTCATGGGGTTttacagaagaaaaaaagaagagggaaAGGCAGAAGAAGAACAACTggaagaagtagaagatgaaGTTGAGCTTTTGGCGGGGACTGTGGAAGTTTGCTTTAACAAAAAGGGGGCCAATGCTTCTCCTCCCACACCAACTCCTCCCAAGAATTCGCCTTATATAAGTAACATGGCCGTGAAAAAGTCGCTTCGGAG GAGGGGCATTGGCTGGCATCTTTTGAAGGCAAGCGAGGAACTAATCTCGCAGATGAGTTCCTCAAGAGAGGTGTACTTGCATTGCAGGATGATTGACACAGCTCCATTCAACATGTATAAAAAAGCAGGATACGACGTTGTAAAGACAGATAACATTTTGGTTATGTTGCTGTTGCAGAGGCGCAAGCACTTAATGTGCAAGAAAATTCCAGTGTTAAACAGCTTTTCGGAATCAGATACGTCATGCTCTGAAGAGGAATCAACACCATGA
- the LOC137732194 gene encoding probable serine/threonine-protein kinase PBL28 isoform X1, whose protein sequence is MPFGLVSAWNKCRRSKSHYLTDPWIYKPVEYWQLEDQTPQLTKRHHHGSSIFTLKEMEEASCSFSEENLLGKGGFGRVYRGTLRSGEVVAIKKMELPPFKAAEGEREFRVEVDILSRLEHPNLVSLIGYCADGKQRFLVYEYMQKGNLQDHLNAIGVAKMDWPRRLKLALGAARGLAYLHSSSAVGIPIVHRDFKSTNILLSDNFEAKISDFGLATMMPEGQEIQATARVLGTFGYFDPEYTSTGKLTLQSDVYAFGVVLLELLTGRQAVDITLGPNDQNLVLQVGNLFSLLILLIMLVKYVRSLNMTKVDMLQVRHILNDRKKLRKVIDSEMGRSSYTMESIAMFANLASRCVRPESSERPSMAECVKELQLIIYTNAKSLGVAVAPNKRTF, encoded by the exons ATGCCTTTTGGTCTGGTTTCGGCCTGGAACAAGTGCCGGCGATCAAAGTCCCATTACCTTACAGACCCCT GGATTTATAAACCGGTGGAGTACTGGCAGCTCGAGGATCAAACCCCCCAACTCACCAAAAGACACCACCATGGCTCATCAATTTTCACACTCAAAGAAATGGAAGAGGCATCATGCTCCTTCAGTGAGGAAAATTTGCTCGGAAAGGGAGGGTTTGGGCGTGTATACCGGGGAACTTTGCGGTCGGGAGAG GTTGTAGCGATAAAAAAAATGGAGCTCCCACCTTTTAAAGCAGCCGAGGGAGAACGAGAATTTCGGGTCGAAGTAGATATCTTGAGCAGACTTGAACACCCAAATTTGGTTTCTTTGATCGGCTATTGTGCTGACGGGAAGCAACGATTTCTGGTATATGAATATATGCAGAAAGGGAACCTACAAGATCACTTAAACG CGATTGGGGTAGCGAAAATGGATTGGCCTCGACGGCTCAAGCTGGCACTTGGAGCAGCAAGGGGACTAGCGTATCTGCATTCTAGTTCTGCCGTAGGGATTCCTATTGTTCACAGAGATTTCAAATCCACCAATATTCTTTTAAGCGACAACTTTGAAGCAaag ATATCGGACTTTGGACTTGCCACGATGATGCCGGAGGGCCAGGAAATACAAGCGACTGCTAGAGTGCTCGGAACATTTGGCTACTTTGATCCCGAGTATACATCG ACCGGAAAACTCACTTTACAAAGTGATGTTTATGCATTTGGAGTGGTTCTTCTTGAACTTCTGACTGGACGTCAAGCCGTTGACATTACCTTGGGACCAAATGATCAAAACCTTGTGCTACAGGTAGGAAATCTTTTCTCACTCCTAATCCTACTTATTATGCTGGTTAAGTATGTTAGGTCATTAAACATGACCAAAGTTGATATGTTACAGGTAAGACACATATTGAATGATCGGAAGAAACTACGCAAGGTGATAGATTCTGAGATGGGTCGAAGTTCATACACCATGGAATCTATAGCTATGTTTGCAAACCTGGCATCACGGTGTGTGCGTCCTGAGAGCAGTGAGAGACCTTCCATGGCAGAATGTGTAAAAGAGCTCCAGCTGATAATCTATACAAATGCGAAAAGCTTGGGAGTGGCCGTGGCTCCCAATAAACGCACATTCTAA
- the LOC137732194 gene encoding probable serine/threonine-protein kinase PBL28 isoform X3 yields the protein MPFGLVSAWNKCRRSKSHYLTDPWIYKPVEYWQLEDQTPQLTKRHHHGSSIFTLKEMEEASCSFSEENLLGKGGFGRVYRGTLRSGEVVAIKKMELPPFKAAEGEREFRVEVDILSRLEHPNLVSLIGYCADGKQRFLVYEYMQKGNLQDHLNAIGVAKMDWPRRLKLALGAARGLAYLHSSSAVGIPIVHRDFKSTNILLSDNFEAKISDFGLATMMPEGQEIQATARVLGTFGYFDPEYTSTGKLTLQSDVYAFGVVLLELLTGRQAVDITLGPNDQNLVLQVRHILNDRKKLRKVIDSEMGRSSYTMESIAMFANLASRCVRPESSERPSMAECVKELQLIIYTNAKSLGVAVAPNKRTF from the exons ATGCCTTTTGGTCTGGTTTCGGCCTGGAACAAGTGCCGGCGATCAAAGTCCCATTACCTTACAGACCCCT GGATTTATAAACCGGTGGAGTACTGGCAGCTCGAGGATCAAACCCCCCAACTCACCAAAAGACACCACCATGGCTCATCAATTTTCACACTCAAAGAAATGGAAGAGGCATCATGCTCCTTCAGTGAGGAAAATTTGCTCGGAAAGGGAGGGTTTGGGCGTGTATACCGGGGAACTTTGCGGTCGGGAGAG GTTGTAGCGATAAAAAAAATGGAGCTCCCACCTTTTAAAGCAGCCGAGGGAGAACGAGAATTTCGGGTCGAAGTAGATATCTTGAGCAGACTTGAACACCCAAATTTGGTTTCTTTGATCGGCTATTGTGCTGACGGGAAGCAACGATTTCTGGTATATGAATATATGCAGAAAGGGAACCTACAAGATCACTTAAACG CGATTGGGGTAGCGAAAATGGATTGGCCTCGACGGCTCAAGCTGGCACTTGGAGCAGCAAGGGGACTAGCGTATCTGCATTCTAGTTCTGCCGTAGGGATTCCTATTGTTCACAGAGATTTCAAATCCACCAATATTCTTTTAAGCGACAACTTTGAAGCAaag ATATCGGACTTTGGACTTGCCACGATGATGCCGGAGGGCCAGGAAATACAAGCGACTGCTAGAGTGCTCGGAACATTTGGCTACTTTGATCCCGAGTATACATCG ACCGGAAAACTCACTTTACAAAGTGATGTTTATGCATTTGGAGTGGTTCTTCTTGAACTTCTGACTGGACGTCAAGCCGTTGACATTACCTTGGGACCAAATGATCAAAACCTTGTGCTACAG GTAAGACACATATTGAATGATCGGAAGAAACTACGCAAGGTGATAGATTCTGAGATGGGTCGAAGTTCATACACCATGGAATCTATAGCTATGTTTGCAAACCTGGCATCACGGTGTGTGCGTCCTGAGAGCAGTGAGAGACCTTCCATGGCAGAATGTGTAAAAGAGCTCCAGCTGATAATCTATACAAATGCGAAAAGCTTGGGAGTGGCCGTGGCTCCCAATAAACGCACATTCTAA
- the LOC137732194 gene encoding probable serine/threonine-protein kinase PBL28 isoform X2, with protein sequence MPFGLVSAWNKCRRSKSHYLTDPCTFFLLIVLLFPCRIYKPVEYWQLEDQTPQLTKRHHHGSSIFTLKEMEEASCSFSEENLLGKGGFGRVYRGTLRSGEVVAIKKMELPPFKAAEGEREFRVEVDILSRLEHPNLVSLIGYCADGKQRFLVYEYMQKGNLQDHLNAIGVAKMDWPRRLKLALGAARGLAYLHSSSAVGIPIVHRDFKSTNILLSDNFEAKISDFGLATMMPEGQEIQATARVLGTFGYFDPEYTSTGKLTLQSDVYAFGVVLLELLTGRQAVDITLGPNDQNLVLQVRHILNDRKKLRKVIDSEMGRSSYTMESIAMFANLASRCVRPESSERPSMAECVKELQLIIYTNAKSLGVAVAPNKRTF encoded by the exons ATGCCTTTTGGTCTGGTTTCGGCCTGGAACAAGTGCCGGCGATCAAAGTCCCATTACCTTACAGACCCCTGTacgttctttcttcttattgttCTTCTCTTTCCCTGCA GGATTTATAAACCGGTGGAGTACTGGCAGCTCGAGGATCAAACCCCCCAACTCACCAAAAGACACCACCATGGCTCATCAATTTTCACACTCAAAGAAATGGAAGAGGCATCATGCTCCTTCAGTGAGGAAAATTTGCTCGGAAAGGGAGGGTTTGGGCGTGTATACCGGGGAACTTTGCGGTCGGGAGAG GTTGTAGCGATAAAAAAAATGGAGCTCCCACCTTTTAAAGCAGCCGAGGGAGAACGAGAATTTCGGGTCGAAGTAGATATCTTGAGCAGACTTGAACACCCAAATTTGGTTTCTTTGATCGGCTATTGTGCTGACGGGAAGCAACGATTTCTGGTATATGAATATATGCAGAAAGGGAACCTACAAGATCACTTAAACG CGATTGGGGTAGCGAAAATGGATTGGCCTCGACGGCTCAAGCTGGCACTTGGAGCAGCAAGGGGACTAGCGTATCTGCATTCTAGTTCTGCCGTAGGGATTCCTATTGTTCACAGAGATTTCAAATCCACCAATATTCTTTTAAGCGACAACTTTGAAGCAaag ATATCGGACTTTGGACTTGCCACGATGATGCCGGAGGGCCAGGAAATACAAGCGACTGCTAGAGTGCTCGGAACATTTGGCTACTTTGATCCCGAGTATACATCG ACCGGAAAACTCACTTTACAAAGTGATGTTTATGCATTTGGAGTGGTTCTTCTTGAACTTCTGACTGGACGTCAAGCCGTTGACATTACCTTGGGACCAAATGATCAAAACCTTGTGCTACAG GTAAGACACATATTGAATGATCGGAAGAAACTACGCAAGGTGATAGATTCTGAGATGGGTCGAAGTTCATACACCATGGAATCTATAGCTATGTTTGCAAACCTGGCATCACGGTGTGTGCGTCCTGAGAGCAGTGAGAGACCTTCCATGGCAGAATGTGTAAAAGAGCTCCAGCTGATAATCTATACAAATGCGAAAAGCTTGGGAGTGGCCGTGGCTCCCAATAAACGCACATTCTAA
- the LOC137731785 gene encoding MLP-like protein 423, which produces MATFDGKLEVEVEVKSPAQKFWEALRDSTTVFPKAFPQDYKSIDVLEGDGKAVGSVRLITYADDSALVKVSKETIDAVDEVGKAVAYKVIDGDLLKYYKNFKCVLTVTPKGDGSLVKWSSVFEKAHEQVPEPSIIKDFAVKNFQELDAYVLAN; this is translated from the exons ATGGCTACATTTGATGGAAAGCTTGAGGTTGAAGTTGAGGTGAAGTCTCCTGCACAAAAGTTTTGGGAAGCCCTTAGGGACTCCACCACTGTCTTCCCCAAGGCATTCCCTCAGGACTACAAAAGCATCGATGTCCTCGAAGGCGATGGCAAAGCTGTCGGATCCGTTCGCCTTATTACATATGCTGACG ATTCTGCACTTGTGAAAGTATCAAAGGAGACGATCGATGCAGTGGATGAAGTCGGAAAGGCCGTTGCTTATAAGGTGATCGACGGAGATCTGCTCAAGTACTACAAGAACTTCAAGTGCGTCCTAACCGTGACTCCCAAGGGAGACGGGAGCTTGGTGAAATGGTCATCGGTGTTTGAGAAAGCACACGAACAGGTTCCCGAACCAAGCATCATCAAGGATTTTGCTGTCAAGAACTTCCAGGAGCTCGATGCCTATGTTCtggctaattaa